GCATACCCCTTGTCACGCAGCAACTCCGCCACCGTCTCTTCCTGCTCGCTGATGCCATAAGGCGAACCCGGATTCAAGGCATAGGCAAACCCGATACGGTTCGGATAACATCCCGTCATCAATCCCGCCCTCGACGCGCCGCTGATAGGCTGAACCGCATAAAAGTTATTCATCGACATTCCGTTGGCAGCCATCCAGTCAATATGCGGAGTCTGATAACCGATTGCCCCTCGACAGGAGAAATCACCGTTTCCGGCATCATCCAGGTTAATAAGAATAATGTTCGCAGGCTTTTGGGCGATGGCCTCGGCAGACAACACAGTCATGCCGGCGATACCCAATAAAATTTTCTTGTTCTTCATAATATAATCGTGCATTTAGTTATAAATATACATTCCACTATAATAAAGACAATCATATAAAGCTTTTCACTAAAACATAAATATAAGAAAGAGTTTCATTTTCCGCAAAAAAGCTTATCTTTGTTCCCCAAAGATAACAATTCATGAAATAAAACTCATGCCAGGAGATTCTTTTTGCATACAATATACAAACTGTGAAGGGTGCCCCAGAGCCACTGAAAACATCCTTATACATCGGAACTTACCTAAGGGAGAGCATATCCCGAAGGATAAGTGTACGCAAAACTGTATGCTTTTTATGATAAAAGGGGAACTGCTTATCAATAGTGAAGAATATCCGGGAAACATACTGCGCGAGAAACAGTTCATCCTGCAAGCTATCGGCTCAAAAATAGAAATACTGGCACTTACGGATGTCGAATATGTTGTGTACTGGTTCAACGAATTACCTCTGCTTTGCGAGGACCGTTACAAGGAAGTGATGGAACAGGCGGAAGTTCCCCTGACCTATACTCCGATGGTTATGAGCGAAAGGCTCTTTCATCTAATCACCAGTATGCCCGAATTTCTCAACGAAGAATCCCCTTGCAGCAAATACATCGAACTGAAGTGCAAGGAGTTGGTTTTCCTTATCACCAACTTTTATCCTCTGCCGCAATTAAGTGCTTTCTTCTATCCGATTAGTACCTATACGGAAAGTTTCCACTATTTCGTGATGCAAAACTACGGCACCGTGAAAAACGTGGAAGAATTTGCACATTTGGGCGGTTATACCACCACCACTTTCCGCCGGCTTTTCAAGAATCTCTACGGCGTACCTGTATACGAATGGATACTGGAGAAGAAGCGGGAAGGTATCCTCGAAGACCTTCAGCACACAAAAATGCGCATCACGGAAATCTGCAACCGATACGGATTCGATTCCCTGTCCCACTTTGCGCACTTCTGCAAAGACTCTTTCGGCGACACTCCCCGCGCGCTGCGCAAGAAGGCAGCCTGCGGTGAAAAAATCGGAAAGATTGCCGATTAAGGAATTATTTCTTTAATTCCTTGCTCAATCAATCTATTTCCCCTATTTTTGCAGTCCGTAAGAGGTGTAAAACGTCGAAATTTTAGTTCTAACAATTAAATAATTTAAATTCAATCATTTATGTGGTTAAGTAATTCATCTGTAGGAAGGAAAGTGGTGATGAGCGTTACCGGTATCGCCCTTGTCCTGTTTCTAACATTTCACATGGCGATGAACTTGGTTGCAATCATCTCGGCTGATGGTTACAACATGATTTGTGAATTCCTGGGAGCAAACTGGTATGCGTTAGTGGCTACCGCAGGATTGGCTGCTCTTTTCATCATTCACATCATCTATGCGTTCTGGCTGACAATGCAGAATCGCAGAGCGCGTGGTAGCGAACGCTATGCAGTGACCGACAAGCCTAAAACTGTAGAGTGGGCTTCGCAGAACATGTTAGTGTTAGGTATTATCGTAATCGTAGGCCTTGGCTTGCACCTCTTCAACTTCTGGGCAAAAATGCAGTTGCCGGAACTGATGCACAACATGGGCATGCACGCTGACACGCTGACGCTGGCTTATGCCGCTAACGGCGCTTATCACATCCAGCAGACTTTCTCCTGCCCGGTTTACGTAGTTCTTTACCTCGT
The DNA window shown above is from Bacteroides faecium and carries:
- a CDS encoding helix-turn-helix domain-containing protein, with protein sequence MPGDSFCIQYTNCEGCPRATENILIHRNLPKGEHIPKDKCTQNCMLFMIKGELLINSEEYPGNILREKQFILQAIGSKIEILALTDVEYVVYWFNELPLLCEDRYKEVMEQAEVPLTYTPMVMSERLFHLITSMPEFLNEESPCSKYIELKCKELVFLITNFYPLPQLSAFFYPISTYTESFHYFVMQNYGTVKNVEEFAHLGGYTTTTFRRLFKNLYGVPVYEWILEKKREGILEDLQHTKMRITEICNRYGFDSLSHFAHFCKDSFGDTPRALRKKAACGEKIGKIAD
- a CDS encoding succinate dehydrogenase/fumarate reductase cytochrome b subunit, with translation MWLSNSSVGRKVVMSVTGIALVLFLTFHMAMNLVAIISADGYNMICEFLGANWYALVATAGLAALFIIHIIYAFWLTMQNRRARGSERYAVTDKPKTVEWASQNMLVLGIIVIVGLGLHLFNFWAKMQLPELMHNMGMHADTLTLAYAANGAYHIQQTFSCPVYVVLYLVWLFALWFHLTHGFWSSMQSLGWNNKVWISRWKCISNIYSTVVVLGFALVVVVFFVKSLMCGGAC